One genomic window of Hymenobacter sp. J193 includes the following:
- a CDS encoding OmpA family protein, which translates to MCRFFVVALFALALLAGPPLYAQQKLSTNNTKARNLFEKAQSQAKNREFDKAIETLQVLNAKFPSLGEPYLVKGSLLKATGNTRAAYEAYERGLKLLPFDPARFLDYFTLGELAMSFGEYPVAGESYSRFLKSAPKGQRSIPKAHQQLLNCEFAVQAVAAPTGPAPQRVAEPLNTFRYQYFPSITADNRFLLYTARPTAQSDEDLYLSRQNKDGTLGTPQPISAAINTQLNEGAGSISGDGKTLVFASCDRPGSVGNCDLYISRRTGNNWSKPRNLGKLVNSVAWDSQPSLSADGRTLYFTSDRRGGQGLEDIYVTTLQEDGTWSPAHNLGTPVNTAGKDMAPFIHASGTTLYYVTDGLVGMGGLDVYKCNLTGTAWSLPENLGYPLNTHENEASLFIASDNSRGYCSRTRPNEPGVMERDRPVELFSFDVPKAVRSRETSTYTQGRVFDATTKKPLKADVQLYDLQTNELVQYVTSDPLDGDYTVVLNEGRQYAMYASADGYLLKSMSFDYTDKHAFDPLTLDLYLDPLRAGRTMVLNNLFFETNEYKLKPTSRTELNRLIAFMRQYKDVQVEIAGHTDDIGADNDNEKLSLNRARSVYDYLAGNGISANRLRFRGYGETKPLVPNDTDSNRQQNRRIEFRIL; encoded by the coding sequence ATGTGTCGTTTCTTCGTTGTTGCCTTATTCGCGCTGGCCTTGCTGGCCGGGCCGCCGCTATACGCACAGCAAAAGCTGTCGACCAACAATACCAAGGCGCGTAACCTGTTTGAGAAAGCCCAGAGCCAGGCCAAAAACCGGGAGTTCGACAAGGCTATTGAAACGCTGCAGGTGCTGAACGCGAAGTTTCCTTCGCTGGGCGAGCCGTACCTGGTAAAAGGCTCCCTGCTGAAAGCTACCGGCAACACCCGCGCAGCCTACGAAGCGTACGAGCGGGGCCTGAAGCTGCTGCCTTTCGACCCGGCCCGGTTTCTGGACTATTTTACGCTGGGAGAACTGGCTATGAGCTTCGGCGAATACCCGGTGGCAGGGGAAAGCTACAGCCGCTTCCTGAAATCGGCCCCCAAAGGCCAACGTAGCATTCCCAAGGCGCATCAGCAATTACTAAACTGTGAGTTTGCGGTGCAGGCCGTAGCGGCGCCTACCGGCCCGGCCCCCCAGCGCGTGGCCGAGCCCCTCAATACGTTCCGCTACCAGTACTTCCCTTCCATCACCGCCGATAACCGCTTCCTGCTGTATACGGCCCGGCCTACGGCCCAGAGCGACGAAGACCTGTACCTAAGCCGGCAAAACAAGGATGGCACTCTGGGTACACCGCAACCCATTTCGGCCGCTATCAACACGCAGCTGAATGAAGGCGCCGGCTCGATTTCCGGCGACGGCAAAACCCTGGTGTTTGCGTCCTGCGACCGGCCCGGCTCGGTAGGCAACTGCGACCTGTACATTTCGCGGCGCACCGGCAACAACTGGAGTAAGCCCCGCAACCTGGGCAAGCTGGTCAACTCCGTTGCCTGGGATTCGCAGCCGTCGTTGTCGGCCGATGGCCGTACGCTGTACTTCACCTCCGACCGGCGCGGCGGGCAGGGCCTGGAAGATATTTACGTGACGACGCTGCAGGAAGACGGTACCTGGAGCCCTGCTCACAACCTGGGCACACCCGTCAATACCGCCGGCAAGGATATGGCGCCCTTCATCCATGCCAGCGGCACCACGCTGTACTACGTCACGGATGGGCTGGTAGGTATGGGCGGGCTCGACGTGTATAAGTGTAATCTGACCGGAACTGCTTGGTCGCTGCCCGAAAACCTGGGCTACCCACTCAACACCCACGAAAACGAAGCCTCGCTCTTTATCGCCTCCGATAACAGCCGGGGCTACTGCTCGCGCACCCGCCCCAACGAGCCCGGCGTTATGGAGCGGGACCGGCCGGTGGAGCTGTTTTCGTTCGACGTTCCCAAGGCCGTTCGGTCACGCGAAACCAGCACCTACACCCAAGGCCGCGTGTTCGACGCCACTACCAAAAAGCCGCTGAAAGCTGATGTGCAGCTCTATGATCTGCAAACCAACGAGCTGGTTCAGTACGTGACGTCTGACCCCCTGGATGGCGACTATACCGTGGTGCTCAACGAAGGCCGGCAGTATGCCATGTACGCTTCAGCCGATGGCTATCTGCTTAAAAGCATGAGCTTCGACTACACCGACAAACACGCCTTCGACCCGCTCACGCTGGACTTGTATCTGGATCCGCTGCGCGCCGGCCGCACGATGGTGCTTAACAACCTGTTTTTCGAAACCAACGAGTACAAGCTTAAGCCTACCTCGCGCACGGAGCTTAACCGGCTGATTGCTTTCATGCGCCAGTACAAGGATGTGCAGGTGGAAATAGCCGGCCATACCGATGATATCGGGGCTGATAACGACAACGAAAAACTTTCCCTGAACCGGGCCCGCTCCGTGTACGACTATCTGGCAGGGAACGGCATTTCCGCAAACCGGCTGCGGTTCAGAGGCTACGGCGAAACCAAGCCGCTGGTACCAAATGACACAGACAGCAACCGGCAGCAAAATCGTCGGATTGAGTTTCGGATTCTGTAA
- a CDS encoding 7-carboxy-7-deazaguanine synthase QueE yields MEQFYTIQGEGYNAGRAAYFLRLGGCDVGCVWCDVKESWDAGQHPRVFLADMVQAATAHPGRNVVITGGEPLMYDLTGLTKALKEAGCQTWLETSGAYPLTGVWDWVCVSPKKFKAPRPDVVAQAHELKVVVFNKSDFAWAEQHAALAGPHTRLYLQPEWSKAAAITPLLIDYVKEHPQWQVSLQTHKYLDIP; encoded by the coding sequence ATGGAACAGTTTTATACTATTCAGGGTGAGGGGTATAACGCCGGGCGCGCGGCCTATTTTCTGCGTCTGGGTGGATGCGACGTAGGCTGCGTGTGGTGCGACGTAAAGGAATCTTGGGATGCCGGCCAGCACCCGCGCGTGTTCCTGGCCGATATGGTGCAGGCCGCCACCGCGCATCCTGGCCGCAACGTGGTCATCACCGGGGGCGAGCCGCTGATGTACGATCTTACAGGCCTCACCAAGGCTCTGAAAGAAGCAGGCTGCCAAACCTGGCTGGAAACCTCGGGCGCCTATCCGCTCACGGGTGTCTGGGACTGGGTGTGCGTGTCGCCCAAGAAGTTCAAGGCGCCGCGGCCCGACGTGGTAGCACAGGCGCACGAACTGAAGGTAGTGGTGTTCAACAAGAGCGACTTTGCCTGGGCCGAACAGCACGCCGCTTTGGCCGGGCCGCACACGCGCCTTTATCTGCAGCCGGAGTGGAGCAAAGCCGCCGCAATTACCCCCCTGCTCATCGACTACGTGAAGGAGCACCCGCAGTGGCAGGTGTCCCTACAAACGCATAAGTACCTCGATATTCCTTAA
- a CDS encoding bifunctional 5,10-methylenetetrahydrofolate dehydrogenase/5,10-methenyltetrahydrofolate cyclohydrolase has protein sequence MTTAPDAPTYRLIDGKQTAEAIKEEIAAEVAQRRAAGQKVPHLAAVLVGHDGGSETYVRNKVLACERVGFESTLLRYEDTMTEAELLAKVAELNEDDNIDGFIVQLPLPRHISSEKVIEAIRPEKDVDGFHPMNIGRMVAGLPALLPATPSGIVELLRRYKLPTDGKHCVVIGRSNIVGTPVSILLAKNLEPGNCTVTLCHSRTQNLAEITRTADILVAALGRPEFVTADMVKPGAVVIDVGTTRVEDASRKAGWALKGDVKFDEVAPLTSYITPVPGGVGPMTIAMLLLNTLRAAKGEVYAR, from the coding sequence ATGACCACAGCCCCCGACGCCCCCACCTACCGCCTTATCGACGGCAAGCAGACCGCCGAGGCCATTAAAGAAGAAATTGCCGCCGAAGTAGCCCAGCGCCGCGCCGCTGGTCAGAAAGTGCCCCACCTGGCCGCCGTGCTGGTGGGCCACGATGGCGGCTCCGAAACCTACGTGCGCAACAAGGTGCTGGCCTGCGAGCGGGTCGGCTTCGAAAGCACCCTGCTCCGCTACGAAGACACCATGACGGAAGCCGAGCTGCTGGCCAAAGTAGCGGAGCTGAACGAAGACGACAACATCGACGGCTTCATCGTGCAGCTGCCCTTGCCACGCCACATTTCCTCCGAAAAGGTGATTGAGGCCATCCGCCCCGAAAAGGACGTGGACGGTTTTCACCCCATGAACATCGGCCGGATGGTGGCCGGGCTGCCCGCGCTGCTGCCCGCAACGCCCTCGGGCATTGTGGAACTGCTGCGCCGCTATAAGCTGCCTACCGATGGCAAGCACTGCGTGGTTATCGGCCGAAGCAACATCGTGGGTACGCCGGTTAGCATCCTGCTGGCTAAGAACTTGGAGCCCGGCAACTGCACGGTTACTTTATGCCACTCGCGCACCCAGAACCTGGCCGAAATTACCCGCACGGCCGATATCCTGGTGGCTGCCCTGGGCCGCCCGGAGTTCGTGACGGCCGATATGGTGAAGCCCGGCGCCGTGGTTATTGACGTGGGTACTACCCGGGTGGAAGATGCCAGCCGGAAAGCCGGTTGGGCGCTGAAGGGCGACGTGAAGTTCGATGAAGTAGCTCCGCTCACTTCCTACATCACGCCCGTGCCCGGCGGCGTGGGCCCTATGACCATTGCCATGCTACTGCTCAATACCTTGCGGGCAGCCAAAGGCGAGGTATACGCCCGGTAG
- the lepA gene encoding translation elongation factor 4: protein MKNIRNFCIIAHIDHGKSTLADRLLEFTSTVAKRDMQAQLLDNMDLERERGITIKSHAIQMQYQYKGEQYTLNLIDTPGHVDFSYEVSRSIAACEGALLIVDSSQGIEAQTISNLYLAIGSDLTIIPVLNKIDLPHSMPEEVSDEIVDLIGCDRDEIIPASGKAGIGIEAILNAICERIPAPKGDPEAPLQALIFDSVFNSYRGIEVLFRIKNGTMRKGDKLRFMATGKEYGADEIGILGLNQEPRQEVAAGNVGYLISGIKEAREVKVGDTITHVARPTAEAIQGFEDVKPMVFAGIYPVDTTEYEELRSCMEKLQLNDASLVWEPETSVALGFGFRCGFLGMLHMEIVQERLEREFNMTVITTVPSVQFHATGTKDQLLTINAPSEMPEPNMIKLIEEPFIKAQIITAADYVGAIITLCMEKRGIIKGQSYLTSERVELTFELPLSEIVFDFFDKLKTISRGYASLDYELIGFRESDMVKLDVMLNGEKVDALSAIVHRSKSYDWGRRLCEKLRELLPRQQFEIAIQASIGQKIIARETVKALRKNVIAKCYGGDISRKRKLLEKQKEGKKRMRQVGSVEIPQEAFLAVLKID from the coding sequence GTGAAGAACATCCGCAATTTCTGCATCATCGCCCACATCGACCACGGCAAAAGTACGCTGGCCGACCGCCTGCTGGAATTTACCAGTACTGTGGCCAAGCGCGATATGCAAGCCCAGCTGCTTGACAACATGGACCTGGAGCGGGAGCGGGGCATCACCATCAAGAGCCACGCCATCCAGATGCAGTATCAGTACAAGGGCGAGCAGTACACGCTCAACCTGATTGATACGCCCGGTCACGTCGATTTCAGCTACGAAGTATCCCGCTCCATTGCTGCCTGCGAAGGGGCCCTGCTGATTGTGGACTCCTCGCAGGGGATTGAGGCGCAGACAATTTCCAACCTGTACCTGGCCATCGGCTCTGACCTTACCATCATTCCGGTTCTCAACAAAATTGACCTGCCCCACTCCATGCCGGAGGAAGTGTCGGACGAAATTGTGGATCTGATTGGCTGCGACCGGGACGAAATCATTCCGGCCTCGGGCAAGGCCGGTATTGGCATTGAAGCTATTCTGAACGCCATCTGTGAGCGGATTCCGGCCCCGAAAGGCGACCCGGAAGCTCCGCTGCAGGCCCTGATCTTCGACTCGGTTTTCAACTCCTACCGGGGTATCGAAGTCCTGTTCCGCATCAAGAACGGCACCATGCGCAAGGGCGACAAGCTCCGCTTCATGGCTACCGGCAAGGAATACGGCGCCGACGAAATCGGTATTCTGGGCCTCAACCAGGAGCCCCGCCAGGAAGTAGCCGCCGGCAACGTAGGCTACCTGATTTCCGGCATCAAGGAAGCCCGCGAAGTAAAGGTCGGCGACACCATCACGCACGTAGCGCGCCCCACGGCCGAGGCCATTCAGGGCTTTGAGGACGTGAAACCCATGGTATTTGCCGGCATTTACCCCGTGGATACCACCGAATACGAAGAGCTGCGCTCCTGCATGGAAAAGCTGCAGCTCAACGACGCCTCCCTGGTGTGGGAGCCCGAAACCTCAGTGGCCCTGGGCTTCGGGTTCCGCTGCGGGTTCCTGGGCATGCTCCACATGGAGATTGTGCAGGAGCGCCTGGAGCGTGAGTTCAACATGACGGTGATTACCACCGTGCCCTCGGTACAGTTTCATGCTACCGGCACCAAGGACCAGCTGCTGACCATCAACGCGCCCTCCGAAATGCCGGAGCCGAACATGATCAAGCTCATCGAAGAGCCTTTCATCAAGGCCCAGATCATCACGGCGGCCGATTATGTGGGGGCCATTATCACCCTGTGCATGGAAAAGCGCGGCATCATCAAGGGTCAGAGCTACCTGACGAGCGAGCGGGTGGAGCTGACATTTGAGCTGCCGCTGTCGGAAATCGTGTTCGACTTCTTCGACAAGCTCAAAACCATTTCGCGCGGCTATGCTTCCCTCGACTACGAGCTGATCGGCTTCCGCGAGTCGGACATGGTGAAGCTGGACGTGATGCTGAACGGGGAGAAAGTGGACGCGCTGTCGGCCATTGTGCACCGCAGCAAAAGCTACGACTGGGGCCGCCGCCTCTGCGAAAAGCTGCGCGAGCTGCTGCCCCGCCAGCAGTTCGAAATTGCCATTCAGGCCAGCATCGGGCAGAAAATCATTGCCCGCGAAACGGTGAAGGCTCTGCGCAAAAACGTTATTGCCAAGTGCTACGGCGGTGACATCAGCCGCAAGCGCAAGCTGCTCGAAAAGCAGAAAGAAGGCAAGAAGCGGATGCGCCAGGTAGGGTCCGTTGAGATTCCGCAGGAGGCCTTCCTGGCCGTGCTGAAAATTGACTAA
- a CDS encoding heme-binding protein, whose product MGITLKQAQQAVQAAHEKALEMGVKMNIAVVDSGANLVAFIRMDDAWLGSLDISIKKAKTARFFDMPTGDLGQASQPGGSLYNIEHSNGGLITFPGGIPLKNKEGQIFGAIGVSGSTVEDDHAVAQAGVQALANE is encoded by the coding sequence ATGGGCATTACCCTCAAACAAGCACAGCAGGCAGTACAGGCCGCGCACGAAAAAGCGCTGGAAATGGGCGTTAAAATGAACATAGCCGTGGTGGACTCCGGTGCCAACCTCGTAGCCTTTATCCGTATGGACGACGCCTGGCTCGGTTCCCTCGATATTTCCATCAAAAAGGCCAAAACTGCCCGCTTCTTCGATATGCCCACCGGCGACCTGGGGCAGGCCTCGCAGCCCGGTGGCTCGCTCTATAACATCGAGCATTCCAATGGTGGCCTTATCACCTTCCCCGGCGGCATCCCGCTCAAAAACAAGGAAGGGCAGATTTTCGGTGCCATTGGCGTGTCGGGCAGCACTGTGGAAGACGACCACGCCGTAGCTCAGGCAGGCGTGCAGGCCCTGGCAAACGAATAG
- a CDS encoding methylmalonyl-CoA mutase family protein: MSVAPAAPYKPKNHIRIVTAAALFDGHDAAINIMRRIIQSSGAEVIHLGHNRSVQEIVDCAIQEDAQAIAITSYQGGHNEYFKYMFDLLKERGAGHIRLFGGGGGVILPTEIEDLHSYGIEQIYSPDAGRAMGLQGMINDLLQRCDFPTGQNLNGEVNHVKEKDARSIGRLISAAENFPDEFARVKDQLISDFQQAEGGNDQRLDSPATSATKTPILGITGTGGAGKSSLVDELVRRFLMDFPEKTIAIISVDPSKRKTGGALLGDRIRMNSINSPRVYMRSLATRQSNLALSKYVQDAVDVVRAAEFDLIILETSGIGQSDTEIIEHSDASLYVMTPEYGAATQLEKIDMLDFADVIALNKFDKRGALDALRDVRKQYQRNHGHWDQPLDSMPVFGTIASQFNDPGMNRLYRAVLATVEAKTGVPFASQLETSQENSEKIYIIPPHRTRYLSEIAETNRQYDQWVQKQADVAQQLYGIKQAIGAVQSVGNAAAGPGSGHSGHQSESGSLVAGLERTFEEVKLRLDGQNWKLLETWPQKVAAYKAPEFVFKVRDKEIRIQTHTTSLSNQQIPKVSLPRYTAWGDLLRWQLQENVPGEFPYTAGVFPFKREGEDPTRMFAGEGGPERTNRRFHYVSMGLPAKRLSTAFDSVTLYGEDPDHRPDIYGKIGNAGVSICCLDDAKKLYSGFNLANPSTSVSMTINGPAATLAAFFMNAAIDQQCELYIKENGLEAEVEAKINQIYADKGLNRPRYQGELPQGNDGLGLMLLGVTGDQVLPADVYETIKTRTLSQVRGTVQADILKEDQAQNTCIFSTEFALRLMGDVQEYFIKEKVRNFYSVSISGYHIAEAGANPLTQLALTLSNGFTFVEYYVSRGMSVNDFAPNLSFFFSNGIDPEYAVIGRVARRIWAKAMKLKYGADSRSQMLKYHIQTSGRSLHAQEIDFNDIRTTLQALYAIYDNCNSLHTNAYDEAITTPTEESVRRAMAIQLIINRELGLAKNENPLQGSFIIEELTDLVEEAVLLEFDRITERGGVLGAMETMYQRGKIQEESMHYEMLKHTGEYPIIGVNTFLSSKGSPTVVPAEVIRATDEEKQYQIEMLNILHTRNADQTASRLKQLQQVAIANGNLFAELMETVKFCSLGQITNALFEVGGQYRRNM; the protein is encoded by the coding sequence ATGTCAGTAGCTCCCGCAGCTCCCTATAAGCCGAAAAACCACATTCGCATCGTAACGGCCGCCGCTTTGTTCGACGGTCACGACGCGGCCATCAACATCATGCGCCGCATCATCCAGAGCAGCGGCGCCGAGGTCATCCACCTGGGCCACAACCGCTCGGTGCAGGAAATTGTGGACTGCGCCATCCAGGAAGATGCCCAGGCCATTGCCATTACCTCCTACCAGGGCGGCCACAACGAGTACTTCAAGTACATGTTCGACCTGCTCAAGGAGCGCGGGGCGGGCCACATCCGCCTCTTCGGCGGCGGCGGCGGCGTGATTCTGCCCACCGAAATCGAAGACCTGCACTCCTACGGCATCGAGCAGATCTACTCGCCCGACGCCGGCCGCGCCATGGGCCTGCAGGGCATGATCAACGACTTGCTCCAGCGCTGCGACTTCCCCACGGGCCAGAACCTGAACGGCGAGGTCAACCACGTCAAAGAAAAAGACGCCCGCAGCATCGGCCGCCTCATCTCCGCCGCCGAAAACTTCCCCGACGAATTCGCCCGCGTAAAAGACCAGCTGATTTCCGACTTCCAGCAGGCCGAAGGCGGCAACGACCAGCGCCTCGACTCTCCCGCTACCTCGGCCACTAAAACCCCCATCCTAGGCATCACCGGCACCGGCGGCGCCGGCAAGTCGAGCCTGGTGGATGAGCTGGTGCGCCGCTTCCTGATGGACTTTCCCGAGAAGACCATTGCCATCATCTCCGTCGACCCCAGCAAGCGGAAGACGGGCGGGGCCCTCCTGGGCGACCGGATCCGGATGAACTCCATCAACAGCCCCCGCGTGTACATGCGCAGCCTGGCTACCCGTCAGAGCAACCTGGCGTTGAGCAAGTACGTGCAGGACGCCGTCGACGTGGTCCGCGCCGCCGAGTTCGACCTGATCATCCTCGAAACCTCCGGCATCGGCCAGTCCGACACCGAAATCATCGAGCACTCCGACGCCAGCCTCTACGTGATGACGCCCGAGTACGGGGCGGCCACCCAGCTGGAGAAAATCGACATGCTCGACTTCGCCGACGTCATTGCCCTCAACAAGTTCGACAAGCGCGGCGCCCTCGACGCCCTGCGCGACGTGCGCAAGCAGTACCAGCGCAACCACGGCCACTGGGACCAGCCCCTGGACTCCATGCCCGTGTTCGGCACCATTGCCTCGCAGTTCAACGACCCCGGCATGAACCGCCTCTACCGCGCCGTGCTGGCCACGGTGGAAGCCAAAACCGGCGTGCCCTTCGCATCCCAGCTCGAAACCAGCCAGGAAAACTCGGAGAAGATTTACATCATTCCGCCCCACCGCACCCGTTACCTTTCCGAAATAGCCGAAACCAACCGCCAATATGACCAGTGGGTTCAAAAACAAGCTGACGTTGCTCAGCAGCTTTATGGAATCAAGCAAGCCATCGGAGCCGTCCAAAGTGTCGGAAACGCCGCTGCAGGACCTGGCAGCGGGCACAGCGGCCACCAATCCGAATCCGGAAGTCTCGTGGCCGGCCTGGAGAGGACCTTCGAGGAGGTCAAACTCCGGCTGGACGGGCAGAACTGGAAACTCCTGGAAACCTGGCCGCAAAAAGTAGCTGCCTACAAGGCTCCGGAGTTCGTGTTCAAGGTGCGCGACAAGGAAATCCGCATCCAGACCCACACCACCAGCCTGAGTAACCAGCAGATTCCCAAAGTCAGCCTGCCGCGCTACACCGCCTGGGGTGACTTGCTGCGCTGGCAGCTCCAGGAAAACGTGCCCGGTGAGTTTCCCTACACCGCCGGCGTGTTCCCGTTCAAGCGCGAGGGCGAAGACCCGACCCGCATGTTTGCCGGCGAAGGCGGCCCCGAGCGCACCAACCGCCGCTTCCACTACGTGAGCATGGGCCTGCCCGCCAAACGCCTGAGCACGGCCTTCGACTCGGTGACGCTCTACGGCGAAGACCCTGACCACCGCCCCGACATCTACGGCAAGATCGGCAACGCTGGGGTGAGCATCTGCTGCCTCGACGACGCCAAGAAGCTCTACTCGGGCTTCAACCTGGCCAACCCCAGCACCTCGGTGTCGATGACCATCAACGGCCCCGCTGCTACTCTGGCCGCCTTCTTCATGAACGCCGCCATCGACCAGCAGTGTGAGCTGTATATAAAGGAGAACGGCCTGGAAGCTGAAGTCGAAGCTAAGATCAACCAGATCTACGCCGATAAGGGTCTCAACCGCCCCCGTTACCAGGGCGAGCTGCCCCAGGGCAACGACGGCCTGGGTTTGATGCTGCTCGGCGTCACCGGCGACCAGGTGCTGCCCGCCGACGTGTACGAAACCATCAAAACCCGCACGCTCAGCCAGGTGCGCGGCACCGTGCAGGCCGATATTCTTAAGGAAGACCAGGCCCAGAACACCTGCATCTTCTCCACCGAATTCGCCCTGCGCCTCATGGGCGATGTGCAGGAGTACTTTATCAAGGAGAAGGTCCGCAACTTCTACTCGGTGTCGATTTCCGGCTACCACATTGCCGAAGCAGGAGCTAACCCCCTCACCCAGCTGGCCCTCACGCTCTCCAACGGCTTCACCTTCGTGGAGTACTACGTGAGCCGGGGCATGAGCGTGAACGACTTCGCGCCCAACCTCTCCTTCTTCTTCTCCAACGGCATCGACCCCGAGTACGCCGTTATCGGCCGGGTGGCGCGCCGCATCTGGGCCAAGGCCATGAAGCTTAAGTACGGCGCCGACTCCCGGAGCCAGATGCTCAAGTACCACATCCAGACCAGCGGCCGGAGCCTGCACGCCCAGGAAATCGACTTCAACGATATCCGCACCACGTTGCAGGCCCTCTACGCCATCTACGACAACTGCAACTCCCTGCACACCAACGCCTACGATGAGGCCATTACCACCCCCACCGAGGAATCGGTGCGCCGGGCCATGGCCATTCAGCTCATCATCAACCGGGAGCTGGGGCTGGCCAAAAATGAGAACCCACTGCAAGGCTCCTTTATCATCGAGGAGCTCACCGACCTGGTGGAAGAGGCGGTATTGCTGGAGTTTGACCGTATCACCGAGCGCGGCGGCGTGCTGGGCGCCATGGAAACCATGTACCAGCGCGGCAAGATTCAGGAGGAAAGCATGCACTACGAGATGCTCAAGCACACGGGCGAGTATCCCATCATCGGCGTGAATACCTTCCTCTCCTCCAAAGGCTCACCCACGGTGGTGCCCGCCGAGGTTATCCGCGCCACCGACGAGGAAAAGCAGTACCAGATTGAGATGCTCAACATCCTGCACACCCGCAACGCCGACCAGACCGCCAGCCGCCTCAAGCAGCTCCAGCAAGTCGCCATTGCCAACGGCAACCTCTTCGCCGAGCTGATGGAAACGGTGAAGTTCTGCTCCCTGGGGCAGATTACGAATGCGTTGTTCGAGGTTGGGGGGCAGTACCGCCGGAATATGTAG
- a CDS encoding DUF1493 family protein — protein METIEVRFADLRRAAEQVPAFVEDRLGGEAEYGLRTGIEEDMGSAGLDTEELLLEFSKQYSVDLSKFDFTGMISPELDSDSNPLFSLFFLFFIIVYAVAWSTKFLVGTVYWPFNPKAATRFIKEPIGNPFASTSAPTSKPRPLCDILTIGDFVASAAAGRFVKRERVRFVLV, from the coding sequence ATGGAAACCATTGAAGTTCGTTTCGCCGATTTACGCCGGGCCGCAGAGCAGGTGCCTGCCTTCGTTGAGGATCGGTTAGGCGGCGAAGCTGAATATGGCTTGCGCACCGGCATAGAGGAAGACATGGGCAGTGCCGGGCTCGACACCGAAGAACTACTGCTTGAGTTCTCCAAGCAGTATTCAGTCGACCTTTCAAAATTTGATTTTACTGGTATGATTAGCCCGGAGCTGGATAGTGATTCTAATCCTCTCTTCTCTCTCTTTTTCTTATTCTTTATAATTGTTTATGCAGTAGCCTGGTCCACTAAGTTCCTGGTTGGAACTGTCTACTGGCCTTTCAACCCTAAAGCGGCTACCCGGTTCATCAAAGAACCCATCGGTAACCCTTTCGCCTCGACGTCTGCACCGACATCTAAGCCCAGGCCTCTCTGTGACATTCTAACCATCGGTGACTTCGTAGCTTCCGCTGCCGCCGGGCGCTTCGTGAAGCGGGAGCGGGTACGTTTCGTGCTGGTATAG
- a CDS encoding transposase gives MSEKYKIRDSQQLYFVSFATVNWIDVFTRRVYNDIFVDSLRYCQQHKGLEIYAWCLMTNHAHLIISSETANLSATLRDLKRHTSKSILKAIEENGQESRREWMLWLFERAGQRNAHNEHYQFWQQDSHPIELHSNELRRQRLDYLHRNPVVAGFVDVPEDFLYSSARDYAGQPGMIDILLIE, from the coding sequence ATGAGCGAGAAATATAAGATCCGGGATTCGCAGCAGCTGTATTTTGTCAGCTTTGCTACCGTCAATTGGATAGACGTTTTCACGCGGCGGGTATACAACGATATTTTCGTGGATAGCCTGCGCTATTGCCAACAGCACAAAGGGCTGGAGATTTACGCCTGGTGCCTGATGACCAACCACGCCCACCTCATTATCAGCAGTGAAACCGCCAACCTCTCGGCTACTCTGCGCGATTTGAAGCGTCACACGTCCAAATCTATCCTCAAGGCTATTGAGGAAAATGGTCAGGAAAGCCGGCGGGAGTGGATGCTGTGGCTATTTGAGCGGGCCGGACAGCGCAATGCCCACAACGAGCACTACCAGTTCTGGCAACAGGACAGCCACCCGATAGAACTGCACTCCAACGAACTACGCCGCCAGCGCCTTGACTACCTGCACCGCAACCCGGTGGTAGCTGGCTTCGTGGATGTGCCCGAAGATTTTCTGTATAGCAGTGCCCGCGACTATGCCGGCCAGCCCGGCATGATTGATATTCTATTGATAGAGTAG